The Pseudomonadota bacterium genome contains a region encoding:
- the rpsH gene encoding 30S ribosomal protein S8 gives MAINDPIADLLTRIRNAQRIGREVTASPASKARVRVLDVLKREGYIADYSQREVRKGIHEIEVKLRYHNDEPVIREVHRVSKPGRRVYSNVKDLPRIYGGLGIYVLSTSKGVMSDNDARAAGIGGEVICSVF, from the coding sequence ATGGCTATTAATGATCCAATTGCAGATTTATTAACTCGCATTCGTAATGCGCAGCGAATCGGAAGAGAGGTAACAGCCTCTCCAGCATCTAAGGCGCGCGTGCGTGTGTTAGATGTTCTCAAGCGGGAAGGATATATTGCTGATTATTCGCAGCGTGAGGTGCGCAAGGGAATTCATGAAATTGAGGTCAAGCTTCGCTATCACAATGACGAGCCTGTGATACGTGAAGTGCACCGTGTTTCCAAACCGGGCAGGCGAGTGTACTCAAATGTAAAAGATTTGCCGCGAATATACGGTGGCCTTGGCATTTACGTGTTGTCAACATCAAAGGGTGTGATGTCAGACAACGATGCGCGGGCAGCGGGCATTGGCGGCGAAGTTATCTGTAGCGTTTTTTAA
- the rpsN gene encoding 30S ribosomal protein S14 → MAKKSAVETNKRRERLAERFRSRRLELKIQLRDESLSPEDRFKAQMKLSELPRNSSRTRVRNRCLLSGRPRGTYRKFKLSRIALRDLASNGKIPGMTKASW, encoded by the coding sequence ATGGCAAAAAAGAGTGCAGTTGAGACAAACAAGAGACGTGAACGGTTGGCTGAAAGGTTTAGGAGCCGACGTCTGGAGTTGAAGATCCAGCTTAGGGATGAAAGTTTGTCGCCTGAAGATCGCTTCAAGGCTCAGATGAAGCTTTCAGAACTTCCGCGTAACAGTTCAAGGACGCGCGTTCGCAATCGTTGTTTGCTTAGCGGCAGGCCGCGTGGAACGTATCGTAAATTTAAGCTTTCCAGAATTGCTCTGAGAGACCTTGCGTCGAATGGAAAAATTCCTGGTATGACAAAGGCAAGTTGGTAG
- the rplE gene encoding 50S ribosomal protein L5, giving the protein MMARLQEQFEKVITKDLVKAFSYKNQMQVPKLKKIVINFGVGEAVQDSKRVQKALSELELIAGQKPVMTRARNSIAGFKLREGMPIGAKVTLRRRRMYEFMDRLVNIALPRVRDFRGVSSKSFDGRGNYAMGIREQIVFPEINYDNVDQIRGMDIIFVTTANTDDEAKRLLEGFNMPFVKG; this is encoded by the coding sequence ATGATGGCACGTTTACAAGAGCAGTTTGAAAAGGTTATTACCAAAGATTTGGTGAAGGCGTTTTCTTACAAGAACCAAATGCAGGTTCCCAAATTAAAGAAGATTGTCATCAACTTTGGTGTTGGTGAGGCGGTGCAAGATAGCAAGCGTGTGCAAAAGGCTTTGAGTGAGCTTGAGCTTATTGCCGGTCAAAAGCCGGTCATGACGCGCGCTCGCAATTCTATTGCTGGGTTTAAACTGCGTGAAGGTATGCCCATTGGCGCTAAGGTGACCTTGAGGCGCAGGCGCATGTATGAGTTCATGGATCGTTTGGTGAATATTGCACTTCCTCGAGTGAGAGACTTTAGGGGTGTATCTTCCAAAAGCTTTGATGGTCGCGGCAATTATGCAATGGGAATTCGTGAGCAGATTGTGTTTCCTGAAATCAACTATGACAATGTTGATCAGATCCGGGGCATGGATATTATTTTTGTAACAACGGCAAACACAGATGATGAAGCGAAGCGTTTGCTAGAAGGCTTTAATATGCCTTTTGTTAAGGGATAG
- the rplX gene encoding 50S ribosomal protein L24, producing the protein MQPKLKIRKGDEVIVIAGKDIGKKGDVLKVFPTMNKVLVSGVNKIHKHTKPSALNPKGGIVVKEAGLDVSNVQHVDPASGKPTRVGFKVLKDGKKVRYAKKSGEVIDKA; encoded by the coding sequence ATGCAACCGAAGTTAAAGATACGTAAGGGTGATGAAGTTATTGTTATTGCCGGTAAGGATATTGGCAAAAAGGGTGATGTTTTGAAAGTCTTTCCAACAATGAATAAGGTGTTGGTAAGTGGTGTGAATAAAATTCACAAGCATACAAAGCCGTCAGCTCTGAATCCCAAAGGGGGAATTGTCGTCAAAGAAGCAGGATTGGATGTGTCCAATGTGCAGCATGTTGACCCTGCCTCTGGTAAACCTACTCGTGTTGGGTTTAAGGTGCTTAAGGATGGCAAGAAGGTACGTTATGCAAAAAAATCTGGTGAAGTGATTGATAAGGCTTAA
- the rplN gene encoding 50S ribosomal protein L14 — MIQMQTRLGVADNSGAREVQCIKVLGGSKKRSASVGDVIVVSVKEAIPRGRVKKGEICQAAIVRTAYPIHRLDGTHIRFDDNAVVLINKQREPIGTRIFGPVTRELRVCGFMKIISLAPEVL; from the coding sequence CAGACAAGATTAGGAGTAGCCGATAATTCAGGTGCGCGTGAAGTACAGTGCATCAAGGTGTTGGGTGGATCAAAGAAGAGAAGTGCCTCGGTGGGTGATGTTATTGTGGTTTCCGTGAAGGAAGCCATTCCACGTGGGCGTGTGAAAAAGGGTGAGATCTGTCAGGCAGCCATTGTGCGTACAGCATACCCTATCCACCGCCTCGATGGGACGCATATTCGTTTTGATGACAACGCTGTTGTTTTGATAAACAAGCAAAGAGAGCCCATTGGGACTCGTATTTTTGGTCCCGTGACCAGAGAATTGAGAGTATGTGGATTTATGAAGATTATATCCTTAGCACCGGAGGTTTTGTAA